A DNA window from Onthophagus taurus isolate NC chromosome 1, IU_Otau_3.0, whole genome shotgun sequence contains the following coding sequences:
- the LOC111421079 gene encoding sodium- and chloride-dependent neutral and basic amino acid transporter B(0+) isoform X2, which yields MNPYYFNVYDYEYYEYRTYPAQFYLRRSANFNSWTYKLKSFLLAKECYGAVTFFNSKKCTTCLGYIETGLCIISLACGLGNIFYLPQGVLLNGGLPFLIAYLILAVLVGLPLLTLEIGLGQIVQEGFTKTWRAVPFFRGVAYIKVMIGCLLTLSYFIYTGLSVYYIVWYTQGAPPFKECRVLRMDDKDGYETIGISGQECIKDKTFLKNPFDDPKWYGIFVAILFCLFLITTIWLLKRTRSYAISLQIYLLLTFGCLIALVVKAAQFEAVPGIIDFGTNIDWSVLTNADVWYHAAIQVFLSTNIGFGVFVTNAGIILKKVNPIWTAFGYILINMIIGVAVVLLIYAYNINQEINSSDIIQIHLLTLIYNKTQNSDTEMAWSLIAYFLIAFSGLISVTALLYTIYKAISLETRKRWLTVTLISGLIGFILCCLILLSPQLNILHLFDHYIIGNLILIIVVIDILSMMSFYGCQRLQSDFEFIVGNKIPNFFIGLWWICPFLLLGILIWSLSTLNLNGYTLLNGETLIDPIWLYATGWSIVLLSIIFIIAIGIFHASRQDEYYSNLDKFKASFKFSTKWGPTDPIMLYNYVQWHSKAKDGERDFTLRRRGTRDYTHSVKNRSKYDVKKYVSNTSDSSMNTDSIAFRKSDQNQNNLSLMNLKNFGESKPSRITSLVDVLEPNPINNTAQRSSLGNRNDDGGQSEGYGTFRNGPYIIGSDEAGHVCHRKDNKSYFEEATVL from the exons AAATGCACAACATGTTTAGGATACATCGAAACGGGTTTATGTATAATATCATTGGCGTGCGGCTTAGGAAATATCTTCTATTTACCCCAAGGTGTCCTTTTAAACGGCGGATTGCCCTTCCTCATAGCTTACCTCATCCTTGCAGTCCTCGTAGGGCTTCCTTTACTCACACTCGAAATTGGATTGGGTCAGATCGTTCAGGAGGGCTTCACGAAGACCTGGAGGGCTGTACCATTTTTTAGGG GTGTGGCCTATATTAAAGTAATGATTGGATGTCTTTTAACTTTatcgtattttatttatacggGATTGTCCGTGTATTATATTGTATGGTACACTCAAGGAGCTCCACCGTTTAAAGAATGCCGAGTTTTACGAATGGATGATaag gATGGATACGAAACTATAGGAATATCAGGACAAGAATGTATAAA agataaaacgtttttaaaaaatcctttcgATGATCCTAAATGGTACGGAATTTTCGTAGCTATTTTATTTTGCCTCTTcttaataacaacaatttgGTTATTGAAACGAACAAGATCTTATGCGATATCATTACAAATATATCTTTTATTGACGTTTGGGTGTTTAATCGCTTTGGTGGTTAAAGCAGCCCAATTTGAAGCAGTTCCCGGAATTATCGACTTTGGAACTAACATTGATTGGAGTGTATTAACAAATGCGGAT GTATGGTATCATGCAGCAATTCAAgtttttttatcaacaaataTCGGATTTGGGGTTTTTGTAACGAATGCAgggattattttaaagaaagttAATCCAATTTG gaCCGCTTTTGGATATATCTTAATTAACATGATAATTGGAGTTGCCGTCGTTCTTCTCATCTACGCTTACAATATAAATCAAGAAATAAACAGTAGTGATATAATTCAAATCCATTTACTTACtttaatttacaacaaaacacaaaatagcGATACTGAAATGGCTTGGTCTTTAATAGCCTATTTTCTTATTGCATTTTCTGGATTAATTAGTGTG accGCTTTACTCTACACGATCTACAAAGCGATCTCTTTAGAAACAAGAAAACGTTGGTTAACCGTTACTTTAATCTCTGGCcttattggttttattttgtgcTGTTTAATCCTGTTAAGTCCACAATTAAACATACTTCATCTTTTTGATCATTACATAAttggaaatttaattcttattattGTGGTTATTGATATACTCTCAATGATGTCTTTTTATG gatgTCAACGATTACAATCAGATTTTGAATTCATCGTTGGAAATAAAATCCCAAACTTTTTTATCGGTTTATGGTGGATTTGTCCATTTTTGCTACTCGGAATTTTAATTTGGAGTTTATCCACTTTAAACTTAAACGGTTATACTTTATTAAACGGAGAAACTTTGATTGATCCGATTTGGTTATACGCAACGGGATGGTCAATTGTTTTActttcaatcatttttataattgCAATAGGAATTTTCCACGCATCAAGACAAGACGAATATTATTCTAATTTAGAT aaattcaAAGcgtcttttaaattttcaacgaAATGGGGCCCAACTGATCCGATAATGTTGTATAATTACGTGCAGTGGCATAGTAAAGCAAAAGACGGCGAAAGAGACTTCACGTTGCGCCGAAGGGGAACTAGAGATTACACACATTCAGTTAAAAATCGTTCTAAATacgatgttaaaaaatatgttagcAACACCAGTGATTCATCGATGAATACCGATTCGATAGCGTTCCGAAAAAGCgatcaaaatcaaaacaatttgagtttgatgaatttaaaaaatttcgggGAATCAAAACCGTCTAGAATTACTTCTTTGGTAGACGTTTTAGAACCGAATCCGATTAATAACACTGCTCAAAGATCTTCATTGGGAAATAGAAACGACGATGGTGGTCAATCTGAAGGATATGGAACGTTTAGAAATGGTCCATACATCATTGGATCTGATGAAGCTGGTCATGTTTGTCATCGAAAAgataataaatcttatttcGAGGAAGCAACGGTGTTGTAA